One Undibacter mobilis genomic region harbors:
- a CDS encoding formate--tetrahydrofolate ligase: MPASQHQSPKSDIEIAQAAKPRRIADVAKERLGIAIDNLEPYGHYKAKVSMEYIKSLANKPNGKLILVTAINPTPAGEGKTTTTVGLTDALNHIGKKAMCALREPSLGPCFGVKGGAAGGGYAQVIPMEDINLHFTGDFHAITSAHNLLSALIDNHIYWGNSLGIDTRRVAWRRVLDMNDRALREIVCSLGGVANGYPREAGFDITVASEVMAIFCLAKDLEDLKTRLGNIIVGYTRERKPVRAKELNAHGAMAALLKDAIAPNMVQTLEGTPAFIHGGPFANIAHGCNSVSATATALKLADYVVTEAGFGADLGAEKFIDIKCRKAGLKPDCVVIVATIRALKMHGGVKKEDLKKEDLKALEAGMSNLQRHIENLKKFGLPAVVSINRFSADTDNEIKLVKEKCKALGVEALMADHWAMGGEGAADVAKAVVKTIDEGKANLKFLYPDEMPLFEKIRTICKEIYRADDATADKSVKDQLKTWEEMGFGKLPVCIAKTQYSFSTNPDAKGAPTGFNIPVREVRLSAGAEFIVAVCGEIMTMPGLPKTPSADTIDVGADGRIVGLF, from the coding sequence ATGCCTGCTTCGCAGCACCAGTCTCCGAAATCCGATATTGAAATCGCCCAGGCCGCCAAGCCACGTCGCATCGCCGACGTGGCCAAGGAAAGGCTCGGTATCGCGATCGACAACCTCGAGCCCTATGGCCACTACAAGGCCAAGGTATCGATGGAGTACATCAAGTCGCTCGCCAACAAGCCGAACGGCAAGCTGATCCTCGTCACCGCTATCAACCCGACGCCAGCCGGCGAAGGCAAGACTACAACCACGGTCGGTCTCACCGACGCACTCAACCACATCGGCAAGAAGGCGATGTGTGCGCTGCGCGAGCCGTCGCTCGGCCCATGCTTCGGCGTCAAAGGCGGCGCTGCCGGCGGCGGTTATGCGCAGGTGATCCCCATGGAGGATATCAACCTCCATTTCACCGGCGACTTCCACGCCATCACCTCGGCGCACAATCTGCTTTCGGCGCTGATCGATAACCACATCTACTGGGGTAACTCGCTCGGTATCGATACGCGCCGTGTCGCCTGGCGCCGCGTACTCGACATGAACGACCGCGCGCTGCGCGAAATCGTCTGCTCGCTCGGCGGCGTCGCCAACGGCTATCCGCGTGAGGCTGGCTTCGACATCACCGTGGCGTCCGAAGTCATGGCGATCTTTTGCCTCGCCAAGGATCTCGAGGACCTCAAGACCCGTCTCGGCAACATCATCGTGGGCTATACGCGCGAGCGTAAGCCGGTGCGCGCCAAGGAACTGAATGCTCACGGTGCGATGGCCGCGCTGCTCAAGGACGCGATTGCTCCGAATATGGTGCAGACGCTCGAAGGCACGCCGGCCTTCATCCATGGCGGCCCCTTCGCCAACATCGCCCACGGCTGTAACTCGGTGTCGGCGACGGCGACCGCCCTGAAGCTCGCCGATTACGTGGTGACCGAAGCCGGCTTCGGCGCCGACCTTGGCGCCGAAAAGTTCATTGACATCAAATGCCGCAAGGCGGGACTCAAGCCCGATTGCGTCGTTATCGTCGCGACCATCCGGGCGCTCAAGATGCACGGTGGGGTCAAGAAGGAAGACCTGAAGAAGGAAGATCTGAAGGCACTCGAGGCCGGCATGTCGAACCTGCAGCGGCACATCGAGAACCTCAAGAAGTTCGGACTGCCGGCGGTGGTGTCGATCAACCGCTTCTCGGCTGACACCGATAACGAAATCAAGCTGGTCAAGGAGAAGTGCAAGGCGCTTGGTGTTGAGGCGCTGATGGCCGATCACTGGGCCATGGGCGGCGAGGGCGCGGCTGACGTGGCCAAGGCGGTGGTCAAGACCATCGATGAGGGCAAGGCCAACCTCAAATTCCTCTACCCGGACGAGATGCCGCTGTTCGAGAAGATCCGCACCATCTGCAAGGAAATCTACCGCGCCGACGATGCGACCGCCGACAAGTCGGTCAAGGATCAGCTCAAGACCTGGGAAGAGATGGGTTTCGGCAAGCTGCCAGTCTGCATCGCCAAGACGCAGTACTCGTTCTCGACCAACCCGGACGCCAAGGGCGCGCCTACCGGCTTCAATATCCCGGTCCGCGAAGTGCGTCTCTCCGCCGGTGCCGAGTTCATCGTCGCCGTCTGCGGTGAAATCATGACCATGCCGGGTTTGCCGAAGACGCCGTCGGCGGACACCATCGATGTCGGCGCCGATGGCCGGATCGTCGGATTGTTCTAG
- a CDS encoding methionyl-tRNA formyltransferase: MRIVVHGQQAFGKAVLEALLKRGDNVVAVYVAPEKEGAKADPLKEAALAAGLPVHQPASYKDPKVWDEFKALKPDLQVMAFVTLFVPEEFLNIPTHGSIQYHPSLLPAYRGASAINWPIIKGEKETGLSIFWPDNGLDTGDILIQKKTPISDTDTLGTVYFDRLFPMGVDAMLEGVDLVKAGKAPKIKQDESKATYEGLCRAENAKIDWGKPWEQIDRLIRGCNPAPGAWTTFNGATVKVFDAKPLPARDPKGIAGKLGEIVAMDDNSITVVCADGRFNVTRVQAEGGKKVSAGEWAKSVNLALKSRFA; the protein is encoded by the coding sequence ATGCGTATTGTGGTCCACGGCCAGCAAGCCTTCGGCAAGGCGGTGCTGGAAGCGCTGCTCAAACGCGGTGACAACGTCGTTGCCGTCTATGTCGCGCCCGAGAAAGAGGGCGCGAAGGCCGATCCGCTCAAGGAGGCCGCGCTTGCCGCCGGCCTGCCGGTGCATCAGCCGGCGTCCTACAAGGATCCGAAAGTCTGGGACGAGTTCAAGGCGCTGAAGCCGGATCTGCAGGTTATGGCCTTCGTGACGTTGTTCGTGCCGGAGGAATTCCTCAACATCCCGACCCATGGCTCGATCCAGTATCACCCGTCTCTGCTGCCGGCCTATCGCGGCGCTTCCGCCATCAACTGGCCGATCATCAAAGGCGAGAAGGAAACGGGCCTGTCGATCTTCTGGCCGGACAACGGCCTCGATACCGGCGACATCCTGATTCAGAAAAAGACGCCGATCTCCGACACCGACACGCTCGGCACCGTCTATTTCGACCGCCTGTTCCCGATGGGCGTCGATGCCATGCTTGAAGGCGTGGATCTGGTGAAGGCCGGCAAGGCGCCGAAGATCAAGCAAGATGAGTCCAAGGCGACTTACGAAGGCCTGTGCCGCGCCGAGAACGCGAAGATCGACTGGGGCAAGCCATGGGAGCAGATCGACCGCTTGATCCGCGGCTGCAATCCGGCGCCCGGCGCCTGGACCACGTTCAACGGCGCCACCGTCAAGGTGTTCGACGCCAAGCCGCTGCCGGCGCGCGATCCGAAAGGTATCGCCGGCAAGCTCGGCGAGATCGTCGCCATGGATGACAACAGCATCACCGTCGTCTGCGCCGACGGCCGCTTCAACGTCACCCGTGTCCAGGCCGAAGGCGGCAAGAAGGTCAGCGCCGGCGAGTGGGCGAAGTCGGTCAATCTCGCGCTGAAATCGAGGTTCGCCTGA